The following coding sequences are from one Pseudonocardia sp. EC080619-01 window:
- a CDS encoding metalloregulator ArsR/SmtB family transcription factor, with protein sequence MHESIPGFAMPPEDDVRRAADALRMLSDPTRIKILWALLQGETSVACLAELVGAAPTAVSQHLAKLRLAGLVENRREGTFVYYTVEDPTIRAVLERVLQREPAGH encoded by the coding sequence GTGCACGAGTCCATCCCCGGCTTCGCGATGCCGCCCGAGGACGACGTCCGCCGCGCCGCGGACGCGCTGCGCATGCTGTCCGACCCGACCCGGATCAAGATCCTCTGGGCGCTGCTGCAGGGCGAGACCTCGGTCGCCTGCCTCGCCGAGCTGGTCGGGGCCGCCCCCACCGCGGTGAGCCAGCACCTCGCCAAGCTGCGGCTGGCCGGGCTGGTCGAGAACCGGCGGGAGGGGACGTTCGTCTACTACACCGTCGAGGACCCGACGATCCGCGCCGTGCTGGAGCGCGTCCTGCAGCGCGAGCCCGCCGGGCACTAG
- a CDS encoding heavy metal translocating P-type ATPase, whose protein sequence is MRTALALPEVRWAGAALLAFLAATGLSLAGAPWSVVVALYLACYVLGGWEPAVEGVKALAEKRLDVDLLMVVAAAAAASIGQWFDGGLLIVIFATSGALEAVMTARTRADIDSLLDLAPETATLVEDGTERRVPAAGLVAGQTVVVRPGERIPGDGRVLDGVSEVDTAALTGEPVPVRREAGDDVLAGTVNGTGVLRVRVLRDAADTVVAGVAAQVERAAGTKANRQLFIEKVEQRYSVIVVVATVLLLAVPLLLGAAFEETLLRAIVFMIVASPCAIVLATMPPLLAAVAVAGRRGTLVKDVTVLEALADVDSVVLDKTGTLTSGRPQVVAATALGGRSTDDVLALAAAAEVGSEHVLGRAVRRHALDRGLDLPVATGFAAVPGEGVRASVGGHEVLVGRPELLDAPDGPAGALVAEVQEAGRTAVVVLVGGAPVGVLGLADEPRPGAAEALADVRRVVGGEPEVLTGDALRPARVLADRLGLTGVRAGLLPADKVDVVRERQDAGRRVLAAGDGINDAPLLASADVGLVVSDGAGALSLEAADGVLTRDPLGSLAPLVALARRARRIARANLAFAAAVIVVLVGWDLVGTLPLVVGVAGHELSTVLVCLNGLRLLVGARHDDRRGRTAAAPVEDRVGAGV, encoded by the coding sequence ATGCGCACCGCACTCGCACTGCCCGAGGTCCGCTGGGCCGGGGCGGCCCTGCTGGCCTTCCTCGCCGCCACCGGGCTGTCGCTCGCGGGGGCACCCTGGTCCGTGGTGGTGGCCCTCTACCTGGCCTGTTACGTCCTGGGCGGCTGGGAACCCGCGGTGGAGGGAGTGAAGGCGCTGGCCGAGAAGCGGCTCGACGTCGACCTGCTGATGGTCGTGGCGGCCGCCGCCGCGGCCTCGATCGGCCAGTGGTTCGACGGCGGCCTGCTCATCGTCATCTTCGCGACGTCCGGTGCGCTCGAGGCGGTGATGACGGCGCGGACCCGGGCCGATATCGACTCGTTGCTCGATCTCGCGCCGGAGACCGCCACGCTGGTCGAGGACGGGACCGAGCGGCGGGTCCCCGCGGCCGGGCTGGTCGCCGGCCAGACCGTCGTCGTACGGCCCGGCGAGCGGATCCCCGGCGACGGCCGGGTGCTCGACGGCGTGTCCGAGGTGGACACCGCGGCGCTCACCGGCGAGCCGGTGCCGGTCCGCCGTGAGGCCGGCGACGACGTGCTCGCCGGCACCGTCAACGGCACCGGCGTGCTGCGGGTGCGGGTGCTGCGCGACGCCGCGGACACCGTCGTCGCGGGGGTGGCGGCGCAGGTCGAGCGCGCCGCCGGGACGAAGGCGAACCGTCAGCTGTTCATCGAGAAGGTCGAGCAGCGGTACTCGGTGATCGTCGTCGTGGCGACCGTGCTGCTGCTCGCGGTGCCACTGCTGCTCGGTGCCGCGTTCGAGGAGACCCTGCTCCGCGCGATCGTGTTCATGATCGTCGCGTCGCCGTGCGCGATCGTCCTGGCGACGATGCCGCCGCTGCTCGCGGCCGTCGCGGTGGCCGGCCGTCGCGGCACACTGGTCAAGGACGTCACCGTGCTCGAGGCGCTCGCCGACGTCGACTCCGTCGTGCTCGACAAGACCGGCACCCTCACCTCCGGCCGGCCGCAGGTCGTCGCGGCCACCGCGCTCGGCGGCCGCTCCACCGACGACGTGCTCGCCCTGGCGGCGGCGGCCGAGGTGGGCAGCGAGCACGTGCTCGGCCGCGCGGTGCGCCGGCACGCCCTCGACCGTGGCCTCGACCTGCCCGTCGCGACGGGGTTCGCGGCGGTCCCCGGCGAGGGGGTGCGGGCGTCGGTCGGCGGGCACGAGGTGCTCGTCGGCAGGCCCGAGCTGCTCGACGCCCCGGACGGGCCGGCCGGCGCGCTGGTCGCGGAGGTGCAGGAGGCCGGGCGGACCGCCGTCGTCGTGCTGGTGGGCGGGGCGCCGGTGGGCGTGCTCGGGCTCGCCGACGAGCCCCGCCCGGGCGCGGCGGAGGCCCTCGCCGACGTGCGACGCGTGGTCGGCGGGGAGCCCGAGGTCCTCACCGGTGACGCGTTGCGCCCGGCCCGGGTGCTCGCCGACCGGCTCGGCCTGACCGGTGTGCGTGCCGGGTTGCTGCCCGCGGACAAGGTCGACGTCGTGCGGGAGCGGCAGGACGCCGGGCGCCGGGTGCTGGCCGCCGGCGACGGCATCAACGACGCGCCGCTGCTGGCGTCCGCCGACGTCGGGCTGGTCGTCTCGGACGGCGCCGGGGCGCTCTCGCTGGAGGCGGCCGACGGCGTGCTGACCCGCGACCCGCTCGGCTCGCTCGCCCCGCTGGTCGCCCTCGCGCGCCGGGCCCGGCGGATCGCGCGCGCCAACCTGGCGTTCGCCGCCGCGGTGATCGTCGTCCTGGTCGGGTGGGACCTGGTGGGCACGCTGCCGCTGGTCGTCGGCGTCGCCGGGCACGAGCTCTCGACGGTGCTGGTGTGCCTGAACGGGCTGCGGCTGCTCGTCGGCGCGCGCCACGACGACCGGCGCGGGCGGACGGCCGCGGCGCCGGTCGAGGACCGGGTCGGTGCCGGGGTCTGA
- a CDS encoding TetR/AcrR family transcriptional regulator produces the protein MAAPESAGPSRREQILAEAARLFARHGFHGVSIADLGAAVGVSGPALYRHFPGKEALLAEMLIDISERLLEGGRARVRHDDPRAALADLVDFHVEFATREPELIVVQDRDLANLPDEARRTVRRLQRTYVELWVDTLRRVHPGVPPSEARTVAHGVFGLLNSTPYAPRVDQPAPRGADARVAVLRRMALAALDAAPA, from the coding sequence ATGGCCGCCCCGGAGTCCGCCGGCCCCAGCCGGCGCGAGCAGATCCTCGCCGAGGCGGCACGCCTCTTCGCCCGGCACGGCTTCCACGGCGTGAGCATCGCCGACCTGGGAGCGGCCGTCGGGGTCAGCGGGCCCGCCCTCTACCGGCACTTCCCGGGCAAGGAGGCGCTGCTCGCCGAGATGCTGATCGACATCAGCGAGCGGCTGCTGGAGGGCGGCCGCGCCCGGGTCCGGCACGACGATCCGCGGGCGGCGCTGGCGGACCTCGTGGACTTCCACGTCGAGTTCGCCACCCGCGAGCCGGAGCTGATCGTCGTGCAGGACCGGGACCTGGCGAACCTGCCCGACGAGGCACGCCGCACCGTCCGCCGGCTGCAGCGCACCTACGTCGAGCTCTGGGTGGACACCCTGCGCCGGGTCCACCCGGGCGTCCCGCCGTCCGAGGCACGGACCGTCGCGCACGGCGTGTTCGGGCTGCTCAACTCGACGCCGTACGCGCCACGGGTGGACCAGCCTGCCCCCCGGGGCGCCGACGCCCGGGTCGCCGTCCTGCGCCGGATGGCGCTGGCCGCCCTGGACGCCGCACCCGCCTGA
- a CDS encoding ATP-binding protein has protein sequence MSTLRRLRERTGVRAASALAAAAAVALVLVVAGVSLVLVLDQTLKANTRDALQQTAQQLATRVEANFSGSSDPKRNAIDATGKRTDIVQIATAYSDETNAPDWMVGSNGAQKDVQIIGSSDPLDEADPIVPWLLAPGETRSEADVPITYRNGADQVGDDETATENMMVVGLGARAQGRPITVYAAQDLKPVHQAVETVGLLAAGGIPVLVLVAGFFTYLFAGRALRPVEEMRSRVAGMGEKDLSERVPEPASRDEVGRLARTMNQMLGRIESSQATQRRFVADASHELRSPLATVSTGLELLGTGMAEESADRATVETLRGETARLTGLVEGLLFLARADERGLAPRREEVDLDEIADAERVRPSGATAVAVRVTTEPARVVGDRGQLVRVVRNLVDNAKRHATSTVTVSVGTDGATAVIDVEDDGCGVPEADRARVFERFVRLDEARSRGDGGSGLGLSIVSELVAAHGGTVAALESPELGGARFRVTLPAVVAAPVPEPDDESEPSGASEPDPDLRDDRPSGPLPRILEIPAGAHSGPAHPGRAPSGPAPSGGASGAVDLAGAAGAAGATGSAGAAGAAGVEANRTATPAGGNGVTPEVTSAGGGAMRPSPGAPRPEQDAGRAQRRNDPPTGPLPIRPDTVGSPADENETRPLPVVRAGTGPRGGTAVATRNGGTRTGAARAEAAQGEAARSGESRAPAPRRPDDRRS, from the coding sequence ATGAGCACCCTGCGCCGGCTGCGCGAGCGCACCGGCGTGCGCGCGGCGTCCGCGCTCGCCGCCGCGGCGGCGGTCGCGCTCGTGCTCGTCGTCGCCGGGGTGTCGCTGGTCCTGGTGCTCGACCAGACGCTGAAGGCCAACACCCGCGACGCCCTCCAGCAGACTGCCCAGCAGCTCGCCACCCGGGTCGAGGCGAACTTCTCCGGCAGCAGCGATCCCAAGCGCAACGCCATCGACGCGACCGGCAAGCGCACCGACATCGTCCAGATCGCCACCGCCTACAGCGACGAGACCAACGCCCCGGACTGGATGGTCGGCTCGAACGGCGCCCAGAAGGACGTCCAGATCATCGGCTCGTCCGATCCGCTCGACGAGGCCGACCCCATCGTGCCGTGGCTGCTGGCGCCGGGCGAGACGCGGTCCGAGGCCGATGTCCCGATCACCTACCGCAACGGCGCCGACCAGGTCGGGGACGACGAGACGGCGACCGAGAACATGATGGTCGTCGGCCTCGGGGCGCGTGCCCAGGGGCGACCGATCACCGTCTACGCCGCGCAGGACCTCAAGCCGGTGCACCAGGCCGTCGAGACCGTCGGGCTGCTGGCCGCCGGCGGGATCCCGGTCCTGGTGCTGGTCGCCGGGTTCTTCACCTACCTGTTCGCAGGCCGCGCGCTCCGCCCGGTGGAGGAGATGCGGTCGCGGGTCGCCGGGATGGGTGAGAAGGACCTGTCCGAACGGGTGCCCGAGCCGGCGTCGCGGGACGAGGTCGGCAGGCTCGCCCGCACGATGAACCAGATGCTCGGCCGGATCGAGTCGTCACAGGCCACCCAGCGGCGGTTCGTCGCCGACGCCAGCCACGAGCTGCGCAGCCCGCTCGCGACGGTCTCCACCGGCCTGGAGCTGCTCGGCACCGGGATGGCGGAGGAGTCGGCGGACCGGGCCACCGTCGAGACGCTCCGCGGCGAGACCGCCCGGCTGACCGGCCTGGTCGAGGGACTGCTGTTCCTGGCCAGGGCCGACGAGCGCGGGCTCGCGCCCCGCCGCGAGGAGGTCGATCTCGACGAGATCGCCGACGCCGAGCGGGTCCGGCCGTCCGGGGCGACGGCCGTCGCCGTCCGGGTGACGACCGAGCCGGCCCGGGTGGTCGGCGACCGCGGCCAGCTGGTCCGGGTGGTGCGCAACCTCGTCGACAACGCCAAGCGGCACGCCACGTCGACGGTGACGGTGTCGGTCGGGACCGACGGCGCCACCGCGGTGATCGACGTCGAGGACGACGGCTGCGGTGTCCCCGAGGCCGACCGGGCCCGGGTGTTCGAGCGGTTCGTCCGCCTCGACGAGGCCCGTTCGCGCGGCGACGGCGGCTCCGGCCTGGGCCTGTCGATCGTGTCCGAGCTGGTCGCCGCGCACGGCGGCACGGTGGCGGCCCTGGAGTCGCCGGAGCTGGGCGGTGCCCGGTTCCGGGTGACCCTCCCGGCGGTCGTCGCGGCTCCGGTCCCCGAGCCGGACGACGAGTCCGAGCCGTCCGGGGCGTCCGAGCCGGACCCCGACCTGCGTGACGACCGCCCGTCGGGCCCGTTGCCCCGGATCCTGGAGATCCCGGCCGGGGCGCACTCCGGTCCCGCCCACCCCGGTCGGGCACCCTCCGGTCCGGCGCCCTCCGGCGGCGCGTCCGGTGCGGTCGACCTGGCCGGTGCGGCCGGGGCGGCCGGTGCCACCGGTTCAGCCGGTGCAGCCGGTGCAGCCGGTGTGGAGGCGAACCGGACGGCCACCCCGGCCGGGGGGAACGGGGTCACCCCCGAGGTGACGTCCGCCGGCGGCGGCGCCATGCGTCCGTCGCCCGGGGCTCCCCGCCCGGAGCAGGACGCCGGCCGGGCGCAGCGCCGGAACGACCCGCCGACCGGTCCGCTGCCGATCCGTCCGGACACCGTCGGCAGCCCCGCCGACGAGAACGAGACCCGTCCGCTCCCGGTGGTCCGAGCCGGCACCGGCCCGCGCGGCGGCACCGCCGTGGCGACCCGGAACGGCGGGACGCGGACCGGTGCCGCCCGCGCCGAGGCGGCCCAGGGCGAGGCGGCACGGTCCGGGGAGTCGCGGGCCCCGGCCCCGCGCCGCCCGGACGACCGCCGGAGCTGA
- a CDS encoding response regulator transcription factor: MRLLLVEDEKPLAELVRRGLAAEGHEIELAHDGNTGLQYALSGRHDVIVLDIMLPGLSGYRILQHLRDRGVWTPVLMLTAKDGEYDEADAFDLGADDYLTKPFSFVVLLARLRALLRRAGESAPTVLRVGDLSLDPATHRVHRGDVEISLTPREFGVLEHLMAHPGQVVTKTDILRSVWDAHYDGEVNVVEVYVGYLRRKIDAPFGTHSIETLRGVGYRMSEPAAAPPA, from the coding sequence GTGCGCCTGCTACTGGTCGAGGACGAGAAACCGCTCGCCGAGCTCGTCCGGCGGGGCCTGGCCGCCGAGGGGCACGAGATCGAGCTCGCCCACGACGGCAACACCGGCCTGCAGTACGCGTTGTCCGGCCGGCACGACGTGATCGTCCTGGACATCATGCTCCCGGGCCTGTCCGGCTACCGGATCCTGCAGCACCTGCGCGACCGCGGCGTGTGGACCCCGGTGCTGATGCTGACCGCGAAGGACGGCGAGTACGACGAGGCCGACGCGTTCGACCTCGGCGCCGACGACTACCTGACCAAGCCCTTCTCGTTCGTCGTGCTGCTGGCCCGGCTGCGGGCACTGCTGCGGCGCGCCGGGGAGTCGGCACCGACCGTCCTGCGCGTCGGGGACCTGTCGCTGGACCCTGCGACCCACCGGGTGCACCGCGGCGACGTCGAGATCTCCCTGACCCCACGCGAGTTCGGGGTGCTGGAGCACCTGATGGCGCACCCGGGGCAGGTCGTGACCAAGACCGACATCCTGCGGTCGGTGTGGGACGCCCACTACGACGGCGAGGTCAACGTCGTCGAGGTCTACGTCGGCTACCTGCGCCGGAAGATCGACGCGCCGTTCGGGACGCACAGCATCGAGACCCTGCGCGGCGTGGGCTACCGGATGTCCGAGCCCGCCGCCGCACCCCCGGCCTGA
- a CDS encoding carboxyl transferase domain-containing protein, with protein sequence MVVPEAAQGAPRLGTAVDPSGDGFAANAAAHRDLVADLNAQLASARLGGPERSRTRHVERGKLLPRDRVDSLVDPSSPFLELSPMAAHGMYDDQAPGAGMITGVGRVAGRECVIVANDATVKGGTYYPMTVKKHLRAQEVALQNRLPCVYLVDSGGAYLPEQDQVFPDREHFGRIFYNQAQMSGQGIPQIAAVLGSCTAGGAYVPAMSDEAVIVRNQGTIFLGGPPLVKAATGEVVTAEELGGGDLHSKTSGVTDHLAADDADALQRVRAIVGTLGPRAPRPWDVAPTEAPAVDPAELYGAVPADSRTPYDVREVIARVVDGSRFGEFKSEYGTTLVTGFARIHGHPVGIVANNGILFSESAVKGAHFVELCDQRGIPLVFLQNISGFMVGRDYEAGGIAKNGAKMVTAVASTRVPKLTVVIGGSFGAGNYAMCGRAYSPRFLFMWPNARVSVMGGEQAATVLGTVGNADPDAIRAQYEAQGHPYYSTARLWDDGVIDPADTRTVLGLSLSVAANAPLADPAFGVFRM encoded by the coding sequence ATGGTGGTCCCGGAAGCGGCGCAGGGAGCGCCCAGGCTCGGCACGGCGGTCGACCCGTCCGGCGACGGGTTCGCGGCGAACGCCGCCGCGCACCGCGACCTGGTGGCGGACCTGAACGCGCAGCTCGCCTCGGCCCGGCTGGGCGGACCCGAGCGGTCGCGGACCCGCCACGTGGAGCGCGGCAAACTGCTGCCACGGGACCGGGTGGACTCGCTGGTCGACCCGTCGTCGCCGTTCCTGGAGCTGTCGCCGATGGCGGCGCACGGCATGTACGACGACCAGGCCCCCGGCGCCGGGATGATCACCGGTGTCGGCCGGGTGGCCGGTCGCGAGTGCGTGATCGTCGCCAACGACGCGACGGTCAAGGGCGGCACCTACTACCCGATGACGGTCAAGAAGCACCTCCGGGCGCAGGAGGTGGCGCTGCAGAACAGGCTGCCCTGCGTCTACCTGGTCGACTCCGGCGGCGCCTACCTGCCCGAGCAGGACCAGGTCTTCCCGGACCGCGAGCACTTCGGCCGGATCTTCTACAACCAGGCGCAGATGTCCGGGCAGGGCATCCCGCAGATCGCCGCCGTGCTGGGCTCCTGCACCGCGGGTGGCGCCTACGTGCCGGCGATGTCGGACGAGGCGGTGATCGTCCGCAACCAGGGCACGATCTTCCTCGGCGGCCCCCCGCTGGTGAAGGCGGCGACCGGTGAGGTCGTCACCGCCGAGGAGCTGGGCGGCGGGGACCTGCACTCGAAGACCTCCGGGGTGACCGACCACCTGGCCGCCGACGACGCCGACGCCCTCCAGCGGGTCCGGGCCATCGTCGGCACGCTCGGCCCGCGCGCCCCGCGGCCGTGGGACGTCGCGCCGACCGAGGCCCCGGCCGTCGACCCGGCGGAGCTCTACGGCGCGGTCCCGGCCGACTCGCGGACCCCCTACGACGTGCGCGAGGTGATCGCCCGCGTCGTCGACGGCTCCCGGTTCGGCGAGTTCAAGTCCGAGTACGGCACGACGCTGGTCACCGGTTTCGCCCGGATCCACGGCCACCCGGTCGGGATCGTGGCGAACAACGGGATCCTGTTCTCCGAGTCCGCGGTCAAGGGCGCGCACTTCGTCGAGCTGTGCGACCAGCGCGGGATCCCGCTGGTGTTCCTGCAGAACATCTCCGGGTTCATGGTCGGCCGCGACTACGAGGCCGGCGGGATCGCGAAGAACGGCGCCAAGATGGTCACCGCCGTCGCCTCGACGCGGGTGCCGAAGCTGACCGTCGTCATCGGCGGGTCGTTCGGCGCCGGGAACTACGCCATGTGCGGGCGGGCGTACTCGCCGCGGTTCCTGTTCATGTGGCCCAACGCCCGCGTCTCCGTCATGGGCGGGGAGCAGGCCGCGACCGTGCTCGGCACCGTCGGCAACGCCGATCCGGACGCGATCCGCGCCCAGTACGAGGCGCAGGGCCACCCCTACTACTCCACCGCCCGGCTGTGGGACGACGGCGTCATCGACCCCGCCGACACCCGCACGGTGCTGGGCCTGTCCCTGTCCGTCGCCGCCAACGCGCCCCTGGCCGACCCGGCCTTCGGCGTCTTCCGGATGTGA
- a CDS encoding biotin carboxylase N-terminal domain-containing protein, which yields MFDTVLVANRGEIAVRVVRTLRALGVRSVAVYSDADSSAPHVRAADEAVRIGPAAAAESYLSIENVIAAARATGAQAIHPGYGFLSENTAFATACEQAGIAFVGPPSSAIEAMGDKIRAKQTVAKAGVPVVPGSDGAGLSDDELTAVVADIGYPVLLKPSAGGGGKGMREVHSPEGLADAIAGARREARGSFGDDTLLVERLVTTPRHIEIQVMADAHGGVVHLGERECSLQRRHQKIIEEAPSALLTDAQRAEMGRAACEAARAVGYTGAGTVEFIVSGDRAASDLESFFLEMNTRLQVEHPVTEEVTGLDLVELQLRVAAGEPLPIGQDDVVLTGHAVEARVYAESTAVHDGALTFLPSGGPVLDWSPAAGVRVDSGIATGTVVGSDYDPMLAKVIAHGATRDEALRRLDGALRDTVLLGLDSNVAFLRALLADDDVRAGRLDTGLIARRGAALVDTGVPEDVLGAVAGQALLRLEPVSPSEAPRVVDPFDVPGGWRVGEPAWTVRRLVAAGADAAEVRVRGRAAGFDLALPGRDGEDGATPASATGAAPVHRCRTAAVGPGAVEHTHDGRTRRYAVAQASDGVLWIGRDGHAWGVREQEPLEAARTAAEDDGGPVVSPMPGTVTVVEVAEGDTVTAGATLVVVEAMKMEHVLTAPVDGTVRELRARPGATVAKDAVLLVVEAAPEKEESA from the coding sequence ATGTTCGACACCGTCCTGGTCGCCAACCGCGGCGAGATCGCCGTCCGGGTCGTCCGCACCCTGCGCGCGCTCGGCGTGCGCAGCGTCGCCGTGTACTCCGACGCCGACTCCTCCGCCCCGCACGTCCGCGCCGCCGACGAGGCGGTCCGGATCGGGCCCGCCGCGGCCGCCGAGTCCTACCTGTCGATCGAGAACGTGATCGCCGCGGCCCGGGCCACCGGCGCGCAGGCGATCCACCCCGGCTACGGCTTCCTGTCCGAGAACACCGCGTTCGCCACCGCCTGCGAGCAGGCCGGGATCGCGTTCGTCGGGCCGCCGTCGTCGGCGATCGAGGCGATGGGCGACAAGATCCGCGCCAAGCAGACCGTCGCCAAGGCCGGGGTGCCGGTCGTGCCCGGCTCCGACGGGGCGGGCCTGTCCGACGACGAGCTCACCGCCGTCGTCGCCGACATCGGCTACCCGGTCCTGCTCAAGCCGAGCGCCGGCGGGGGCGGCAAGGGCATGCGCGAGGTGCACTCCCCGGAGGGCCTCGCCGACGCCATCGCCGGGGCCCGGCGCGAGGCCCGCGGCTCGTTCGGCGACGACACCCTGCTCGTCGAGCGCCTGGTCACCACCCCGCGCCACATCGAGATCCAGGTGATGGCCGACGCCCACGGCGGCGTCGTCCACCTCGGCGAGCGCGAGTGCTCACTGCAGCGCAGGCACCAGAAGATCATCGAGGAGGCGCCGTCGGCGCTGCTCACCGACGCGCAGCGTGCCGAGATGGGCCGTGCGGCCTGCGAGGCGGCCCGCGCGGTGGGCTACACCGGCGCCGGGACCGTCGAGTTCATCGTGAGCGGTGACCGGGCGGCGTCCGATCTCGAGTCCTTCTTCCTGGAGATGAACACCCGGCTGCAGGTCGAGCACCCGGTCACCGAGGAGGTCACCGGCCTGGACCTGGTCGAGCTCCAGCTGCGGGTCGCCGCCGGGGAGCCGCTGCCGATCGGTCAGGACGACGTCGTGCTGACCGGCCACGCCGTCGAGGCCCGGGTCTACGCCGAGTCGACCGCGGTGCACGACGGAGCGCTGACCTTCCTCCCGAGCGGCGGGCCGGTGCTCGACTGGAGCCCGGCCGCCGGGGTGCGGGTCGACTCGGGCATCGCGACCGGCACGGTCGTCGGCTCGGACTACGACCCGATGCTCGCCAAGGTGATCGCCCACGGCGCCACCCGCGACGAGGCGCTGCGCCGGCTCGACGGCGCCCTGCGCGACACGGTCCTGCTCGGGCTCGACTCCAACGTGGCGTTCCTGCGGGCACTGCTCGCCGACGACGACGTCCGCGCCGGCCGGCTCGACACCGGCCTGATCGCGCGGCGCGGGGCGGCGCTGGTGGACACCGGCGTCCCCGAGGACGTGCTCGGCGCGGTCGCCGGGCAGGCGCTGCTGCGGCTGGAGCCGGTGTCGCCGTCCGAGGCACCGCGGGTCGTCGACCCGTTCGACGTCCCGGGCGGCTGGCGGGTCGGCGAGCCGGCCTGGACCGTGCGGCGGCTGGTCGCCGCCGGGGCGGACGCCGCCGAGGTGCGGGTCCGCGGCCGCGCCGCCGGGTTCGACCTGGCACTGCCCGGCCGGGACGGCGAGGACGGGGCGACCCCCGCGTCCGCGACCGGGGCCGCGCCGGTGCACCGCTGCCGCACCGCCGCCGTCGGGCCGGGGGCGGTCGAGCACACCCACGACGGCCGCACCCGCCGCTACGCGGTCGCCCAGGCGTCCGACGGGGTGCTCTGGATCGGGCGCGACGGCCACGCCTGGGGCGTCCGCGAGCAGGAGCCACTGGAGGCAGCCCGCACCGCCGCCGAGGACGACGGCGGCCCGGTCGTCTCGCCGATGCCGGGCACCGTGACCGTCGTCGAGGTCGCCGAGGGCGACACCGTGACCGCCGGCGCGACGCTGGTGGTCGTCGAGGCCATGAAGATGGAACACGTGCTCACTGCCCCCGTCGACGGGACGGTGCGCGAGCTGAGGGCCCGCCCCGGAGCCACCGTCGCGAAGGACGCGGTGCTGCTGGTCGTCGAGGCGGCTCCCGAGAAGGAGGAGTCGGCATGA
- a CDS encoding acyl-CoA dehydrogenase family protein, translated as MTTATGRTSAEEYEALRVSVEEFARREVAPVIGDLYIREEFPYDITAKMGAMGLFGLPVPESYGGMGGDYYALCLALEELARVDSSVSITVEAGVGLGAMPILRFGTEEQKARWLPDLAAGRALGAFGLTEPGGGSDAGATRTTARLEGGEWVINGSKCFITNSGTDITSVVTVTAVTGEKPDGGKEISAILVPAGTPGFTVGGKYSKVGWNCSDTRELFFDDVRVPEANLLGERGRGYAQFLSILDEGRVAIAALSVGLAQGCVDESVRYAGEREAFGRTIGGYQAIQFKIAEMEARVHTARLAWQHAARLLVDGEPFKKEAAIAKLVASNAAMDNARDATQVFGGYGFMNEYPVGRFYRDAKILEIGEGTSEVQKLLIARHLGL; from the coding sequence ATGACCACCGCCACCGGACGGACCTCCGCCGAGGAGTACGAGGCACTGCGGGTCTCGGTCGAGGAGTTCGCGCGCAGGGAGGTCGCCCCGGTCATCGGGGACCTCTACATCCGCGAGGAGTTCCCGTACGACATCACCGCGAAGATGGGCGCGATGGGCCTGTTCGGCCTGCCCGTCCCCGAGTCCTACGGCGGCATGGGCGGCGACTACTACGCGCTCTGCCTGGCCCTGGAGGAGCTCGCCCGGGTCGACTCGTCGGTCTCGATCACCGTCGAGGCCGGTGTCGGGCTCGGTGCCATGCCGATCCTCCGCTTCGGCACCGAGGAGCAGAAGGCCCGCTGGCTGCCCGACCTCGCCGCCGGGCGGGCACTCGGCGCGTTCGGCCTCACCGAGCCCGGCGGCGGGTCCGACGCCGGTGCCACCCGCACCACCGCCCGTCTCGAGGGCGGCGAGTGGGTGATCAACGGGTCGAAGTGCTTCATCACCAACTCCGGCACCGACATCACCTCGGTCGTCACCGTCACCGCCGTGACCGGCGAGAAGCCCGACGGCGGCAAGGAGATCTCGGCGATCCTCGTCCCCGCCGGGACGCCCGGGTTCACCGTCGGCGGGAAGTACTCCAAGGTCGGCTGGAACTGCTCGGACACCCGCGAGCTGTTCTTCGACGACGTCCGCGTCCCCGAGGCGAACCTGCTCGGGGAGCGCGGCCGCGGCTACGCCCAGTTCCTGTCCATCCTGGACGAGGGCCGGGTCGCGATCGCCGCGCTCTCGGTCGGGCTGGCCCAGGGCTGCGTCGACGAGTCGGTGCGCTACGCCGGTGAGCGGGAGGCGTTCGGCCGGACGATCGGTGGCTACCAGGCGATCCAGTTCAAGATCGCCGAGATGGAGGCCCGGGTGCACACCGCCCGGCTCGCGTGGCAGCACGCCGCCCGGCTCCTCGTCGACGGGGAGCCGTTCAAGAAGGAGGCGGCGATCGCGAAGCTCGTCGCCTCGAACGCGGCGATGGACAACGCCCGCGACGCCACGCAGGTCTTCGGCGGCTACGGCTTCATGAACGAGTACCCCGTCGGCCGCTTCTACCGCGACGCGAAGATCCTGGAGATAGGCGAAGGCACCTCCGAGGTCCAGAAACTCCTGATAGCCCGCCACCTGGGCCTGTAG